From a region of the Mycobacterium sp. SMC-8 genome:
- a CDS encoding MarR family winged helix-turn-helix transcriptional regulator — protein sequence MELTDNILWLLKQAFYFSLTSVNEAVSEHGVSTAQIGVLRQLSNEPGLSGAELARRLLITPQGVQLALTALEKRGLVERKQNPAHGRILQAFLTDDGRKVAAAVVHDAIAAHDKVFGVLSKAEQDTLRELLGRVVEQGTGHELYADHIDT from the coding sequence ATCGAGCTCACCGACAACATCCTCTGGCTGCTCAAACAGGCCTTCTACTTCTCGCTGACCAGCGTGAACGAGGCCGTCAGCGAGCACGGGGTGAGCACCGCCCAGATCGGGGTGTTGCGGCAGCTGTCCAACGAACCCGGCCTGTCCGGTGCAGAACTCGCCCGGCGGCTGCTGATCACCCCGCAGGGCGTGCAACTGGCCCTCACGGCCTTGGAGAAGCGTGGTCTGGTCGAACGAAAGCAGAATCCCGCGCACGGTCGCATCCTGCAGGCGTTCCTGACCGATGACGGACGCAAGGTGGCCGCGGCGGTGGTCCACGATGCGATCGCGGCGCACGACAAGGTGTTCGGCGTGCTGTCGAAGGCCGAGCAGGACACGCTGCGCGAGCTTCTCGGCCGGGTGGTCGAGCAGGGTACCGGCCACGAGCTGTACGCCGACCACATCGACACCTGA
- a CDS encoding amidohydrolase family protein, which translates to MTTTVVKAARWVDVEAGVVRSPAVVVVDGNRIRTVDPAEEPPVDAEVIDLGDMTLVPGLMDMELNLLIGGPGGPEGLPSPMHGVQDDPAYRTLRGAVNARTTLDAGFTTVRNLGLMVKTGGYLLDVALQRAIEQGWHVGPRIYPAGHAVTPYGGHLDPTVFQRLAPGIMPLSVAEGIANGVDDVRACVRYQIRHGAKLIKVSASGGVMSHSTAPGAQQYSDDEFAAIADEAHRAGVRVAAHAVGDSAIRACIRAGIDCIEHGFLATDETIQMMVDHGTFLVSTTYLTEAMAIDRIAPELRKKAEVVFPQAQSMLPKAIAAGVRIACGTDAPAVPHGQNAKELCALVARGMTPMQALRAATVTSAELIEADDELGRLAPGYLADIIAVDGDPSDDITTMLNVRFVMKDGVVHKG; encoded by the coding sequence GTGACCACGACGGTCGTCAAGGCGGCCCGGTGGGTCGACGTCGAGGCCGGGGTGGTCCGGTCGCCGGCGGTCGTGGTGGTCGACGGCAACCGCATCCGGACGGTCGATCCGGCCGAGGAGCCGCCGGTCGACGCCGAGGTCATCGACCTCGGCGACATGACCCTGGTGCCGGGGCTGATGGACATGGAGCTCAACCTGCTCATCGGCGGCCCGGGCGGTCCGGAGGGACTGCCCAGCCCGATGCACGGGGTGCAGGACGACCCCGCCTACCGCACCCTGCGCGGCGCGGTCAATGCGCGCACCACGCTGGACGCGGGTTTCACCACCGTGCGCAACCTCGGCCTGATGGTCAAGACCGGCGGATACCTGCTCGACGTCGCGCTGCAGCGCGCGATCGAACAGGGGTGGCACGTCGGCCCGCGGATCTACCCGGCCGGGCACGCGGTCACCCCGTACGGCGGACATCTCGACCCGACGGTGTTCCAGCGCCTGGCTCCGGGAATCATGCCGCTGTCGGTCGCCGAGGGCATCGCCAACGGTGTCGACGACGTCCGGGCATGCGTGCGCTATCAGATCCGCCACGGCGCCAAGCTGATCAAGGTGTCCGCGTCGGGCGGGGTGATGTCGCACAGCACCGCTCCCGGCGCGCAGCAGTACTCCGACGACGAATTCGCCGCGATCGCCGACGAGGCGCACCGCGCCGGCGTCCGGGTCGCCGCACACGCCGTCGGGGACAGTGCGATCCGCGCATGCATCCGCGCGGGTATCGACTGCATCGAACACGGCTTCCTCGCGACCGACGAGACCATCCAGATGATGGTCGACCACGGCACATTCCTGGTCTCGACCACCTACCTCACCGAGGCGATGGCCATCGACCGGATCGCACCGGAGCTGCGCAAGAAAGCCGAAGTGGTCTTTCCGCAGGCGCAGTCGATGCTGCCCAAGGCGATCGCCGCGGGAGTGCGGATCGCCTGCGGCACAGACGCTCCGGCGGTCCCGCACGGGCAGAACGCCAAGGAGTTGTGTGCCCTCGTCGCCCGCGGAATGACGCCGATGCAGGCGCTGCGCGCTGCGACGGTGACCAGCGCGGAACTGATCGAGGCTGACGACGAACTCGGACGGCTCGCTCCCGGGTACCTTGCCGACATCATCGCGGTCGACGGTGATCCCAGCGACGACATCACGACGATGCTCAATGTGCGTTTCGTGATGAAGGACGGCGTCGTCCACAAGGGGTGA
- a CDS encoding aromatic ring-hydroxylating dioxygenase subunit alpha, with protein MARFPKPPEGSWTEHYPQLGTGPVSYEDSIDPEFYEIERKAVFKRAWLNVGRVEQIPRKGSYFTKEMKVVNTSIIVVRTTSGEVKAYHNICRHRGNKLVWNDMPLEETSGVCRQFTCKYHAWRYDLDGNLTFVQQEGEFFDLDKSRYGLVPVHCDVWEGFIFVNFATEPEQSLREFLGPMITNLEGYPFDRMTSRFHYRSEVKANWKLYMDAFQEFYHAPVLHANQSPTAYSKAAAEAGFEAPHYRIEGPHRLVSTSGVRAWEMADEMRKPIEDICQSGLFGPWDKPDLGEMPAGLNPAKCDPWGLDSFQLFPNFVILFWGQGWYLTYHYWPTSYNSHLFEGTVYFPQPRTPRERIAQELAAVSFKEYGLQDANTLEATQSMVESRVLDDFVLCDQEVLIRHLHAETAAWVEDYRRKTAGV; from the coding sequence ATGGCCCGATTTCCCAAACCGCCAGAAGGCAGCTGGACTGAGCACTACCCGCAGCTGGGCACCGGACCGGTGTCCTACGAGGACTCCATCGACCCGGAGTTCTACGAGATCGAGCGCAAGGCCGTGTTCAAGCGCGCCTGGCTGAACGTCGGCCGCGTCGAACAGATCCCGCGTAAAGGCAGCTACTTCACCAAGGAGATGAAGGTCGTCAACACGTCGATCATCGTCGTGCGCACCACGTCGGGCGAGGTGAAGGCCTACCACAACATCTGTCGACACCGCGGCAACAAGCTGGTGTGGAACGATATGCCACTGGAAGAGACCAGCGGCGTGTGCCGCCAGTTCACCTGCAAGTATCACGCGTGGCGCTACGACCTCGACGGCAACCTGACCTTCGTGCAGCAGGAGGGCGAGTTCTTCGACCTCGACAAGAGTCGCTACGGCCTGGTCCCGGTGCACTGCGATGTGTGGGAAGGCTTCATCTTCGTCAATTTCGCGACCGAGCCCGAGCAGTCCCTGCGCGAGTTCCTCGGGCCGATGATCACGAACCTGGAGGGCTACCCGTTTGACCGCATGACCTCGCGCTTCCACTACCGCTCGGAGGTCAAGGCCAACTGGAAGCTGTACATGGACGCGTTCCAGGAGTTCTATCACGCACCGGTACTGCACGCGAACCAGTCGCCGACGGCATATTCGAAGGCCGCGGCGGAGGCCGGCTTCGAGGCGCCGCACTACCGCATCGAGGGGCCGCACCGCCTCGTCAGCACGTCCGGCGTCCGCGCCTGGGAGATGGCCGACGAGATGCGCAAGCCGATCGAGGACATCTGTCAGAGCGGGCTCTTCGGGCCGTGGGACAAGCCGGATCTGGGCGAGATGCCCGCCGGCCTGAACCCGGCGAAATGTGATCCTTGGGGCTTGGATTCATTCCAGCTGTTCCCGAACTTCGTCATCCTGTTCTGGGGGCAGGGCTGGTATCTGACCTATCACTATTGGCCGACGTCCTACAACAGCCACCTGTTCGAGGGCACCGTGTACTTCCCGCAGCCGCGCACCCCGCGGGAACGCATCGCCCAAGAGCTCGCAGCAGTGTCGTTCAAGGAGTACGGGCTGCAGGACGCCAACACGCTCGAGGCCACGCAGTCGATGGTCGAATCGCGGGTGCTGGACGACTTCGTGCTGTGCGACCAGGAGGTCCTGATCCGGCACCTCCATGCCGAAACCGCCGCGTGGGTCGAGGATTACCGGCGCAAGACGGCGGGGGTGTGA
- a CDS encoding NAD(P)-dependent oxidoreductase has protein sequence MLHGEKILITGATGKIAYPIARALAPHNEVWGAARLRDPADRDKLTAAGVTPLALDLSIGDLSDVPSDFAYVFHAAVDPGLSGWTRCLETNAQRSGDLLYHCRSAKGFVLCSTGSIYGYRGQRPLTEDDPPGVPLRANYSFSKVAAEAVCGWIARRHGIPLTVIRICSTYGPEGGAPADRLDAILAGRPIRLHPDRPNNYNPIYEDDYVELGIRAMEVAATPPQVVNWAGSETVSVEDYCRYMGELVGVAPIFEYTPDAHTPLWPDVTRMHEVLGTTKVPWREGFRRMIEARRPEMLRAAAD, from the coding sequence ATGCTGCACGGTGAGAAGATCTTGATCACCGGTGCCACCGGCAAGATCGCGTATCCGATCGCACGCGCCCTGGCACCCCACAACGAGGTGTGGGGTGCGGCCCGTCTGCGCGATCCGGCCGACCGCGACAAGCTCACGGCGGCCGGTGTCACACCGCTTGCGCTCGATCTCAGTATCGGCGATCTGTCCGATGTGCCAAGCGACTTCGCGTACGTCTTCCATGCCGCGGTGGACCCGGGGCTAAGCGGCTGGACCCGGTGCCTCGAGACCAACGCACAGCGCTCGGGCGACCTGCTCTACCACTGCCGTTCGGCCAAGGGTTTCGTGCTGTGCTCGACCGGTTCGATCTACGGCTACCGGGGGCAGCGCCCGCTGACCGAGGACGACCCACCTGGGGTTCCACTGCGCGCAAACTACAGCTTCTCCAAAGTGGCCGCCGAGGCGGTGTGCGGATGGATCGCACGCCGGCACGGCATCCCGCTGACGGTCATCCGCATCTGCTCGACCTACGGACCGGAGGGCGGCGCGCCGGCCGACCGCCTCGACGCGATCCTGGCGGGCAGGCCCATTCGGTTGCATCCGGACAGACCCAACAACTACAACCCGATCTACGAAGACGATTACGTCGAGCTCGGCATCCGCGCCATGGAGGTCGCGGCGACACCACCGCAGGTCGTCAACTGGGCCGGCAGCGAGACGGTCAGCGTCGAGGACTATTGCCGCTACATGGGCGAACTCGTCGGTGTCGCGCCGATATTCGAGTACACCCCCGACGCGCACACTCCACTGTGGCCGGATGTCACCCGTATGCACGAGGTGCTCGGAACCACGAAAGTGCCGTGGCGAGAAGGCTTCCGGCGGATGATCGAGGCGCGGCGCCCCGAGATGCTGCGCGCGGCCGCGGACTGA
- a CDS encoding TIGR03564 family F420-dependent LLM class oxidoreductase produces MRIGLMVGSDKERPRSDRLAALLADGVAAEAAGFSSFWFPQVPGYLDAMTAMALLGASTTAIEIGTAVVPIQTRHPMILAQQALTTNAACGGRFTLGLGLSHDWIINGQLGLSYDRPVRTLRAALDVLQGAFGGPGRVDVDNDEYHVHSPVDVTDGAPPLLAAALGPTMLRIAGEQADGTILWMADERAIAEHVAPRIAAAAEAAGRPAPRIVAGVPVVLCTNDQAADARAHASEVLGHAHFSPNYVALLEHGDAEDVGDTMAAGDEAAVLARLRAYRDAGVTDLAARIVPLGDDTHRRRESSQRTAQFLSAALAEL; encoded by the coding sequence ATGCGCATTGGCCTGATGGTCGGCTCCGACAAGGAGCGCCCCCGATCCGACCGCCTGGCGGCCCTGTTGGCCGACGGTGTTGCGGCGGAAGCCGCCGGGTTCAGCTCGTTCTGGTTTCCGCAGGTTCCGGGCTATCTGGACGCGATGACCGCGATGGCGTTGCTCGGCGCGTCGACCACCGCCATCGAGATCGGCACGGCCGTGGTGCCGATCCAGACACGTCACCCAATGATCCTGGCGCAGCAGGCCCTGACGACGAACGCCGCGTGCGGCGGCCGTTTCACGCTCGGCCTGGGGCTGTCCCACGACTGGATCATCAACGGACAGTTGGGCCTCTCCTACGACCGACCGGTGCGCACGCTGCGCGCCGCGCTCGACGTCCTGCAGGGGGCATTCGGTGGGCCGGGTCGGGTCGACGTCGACAACGACGAGTACCACGTGCACAGTCCCGTCGACGTGACCGACGGCGCACCGCCGCTGCTGGCCGCCGCACTCGGACCGACGATGTTGCGTATCGCGGGGGAACAGGCCGACGGCACCATTCTGTGGATGGCCGATGAGCGTGCGATCGCCGAACACGTCGCTCCGCGCATCGCCGCCGCCGCCGAGGCGGCCGGCCGTCCGGCACCCCGCATCGTCGCCGGCGTTCCGGTCGTGCTGTGCACCAACGATCAGGCCGCCGACGCCCGCGCCCATGCCAGCGAGGTTCTCGGCCACGCCCACTTCTCCCCCAACTACGTCGCACTGCTGGAACACGGAGACGCCGAGGACGTCGGCGACACCATGGCGGCCGGGGACGAAGCGGCGGTGCTGGCACGGTTGCGCGCGTACCGCGACGCCGGCGTCACCGACCTCGCCGCACGGATCGTCCCGCTCGGCGACGACACCCACCGACGGCGCGAATCCAGCCAGCGCACGGCACAATTCCTGTCGGCAGCCCTCGCAGAGCTCTGA
- a CDS encoding TetR/AcrR family transcriptional regulator, producing the protein MLVQAAMALWRTKGYGSTTVADICTAAGVSKALFYFYFPRKEDVLFEVGVLSTQSAHRTIHGLLKKPYEVESVIEAALRAFEQSMARNPRELIIETILEGYRHEHRILADGSPPEFDADMFTELFTRARADGKLPAAVDVAHLAYLAQTMVSEGARHWAAGAFGQRSFAAVVTADITTLIDGLRHRTTR; encoded by the coding sequence ATGCTCGTCCAGGCCGCGATGGCTTTGTGGCGTACCAAGGGATACGGGTCGACGACGGTCGCCGACATCTGCACCGCAGCGGGCGTCTCGAAGGCGCTGTTCTACTTCTACTTCCCCCGTAAGGAAGACGTGCTCTTCGAAGTGGGCGTGCTGTCGACCCAATCGGCACATCGCACGATCCATGGCCTGCTGAAGAAGCCCTACGAGGTCGAATCCGTGATTGAGGCGGCGTTACGAGCATTCGAGCAGTCGATGGCACGCAATCCGCGCGAGCTCATCATCGAGACCATCCTCGAGGGCTACCGGCACGAACACCGCATCCTCGCCGACGGCAGTCCACCAGAGTTCGACGCCGACATGTTCACCGAACTCTTCACCCGCGCGCGAGCCGACGGAAAGCTGCCCGCTGCGGTGGATGTGGCGCACCTCGCCTACCTGGCGCAGACCATGGTGAGTGAAGGCGCGCGGCACTGGGCGGCCGGCGCGTTCGGCCAGCGCTCGTTCGCCGCAGTGGTCACCGCCGACATCACCACGTTGATCGACGGATTGCGTCACCGCACCACGCGATAA
- a CDS encoding acyl-CoA dehydrogenase family protein has translation MWDFETDPEYQKVLDWADEFVREEVEPLDLVWPHQQFTPLEGKRREAIEPLKQEVRSRGLWATHLGADLGGQGYGQLKLALLNEILGRSQWAPIVFGCQAPDTGNAEIIAHYGTDDQKQRYLRPLLDGELFSCYSMTEPHAGADPTMFTTSAVRDGDDWVINGWKFFSSNASTASFLIVMVVTNPDVSPYQGMSMFLVPTDTPGVNIVRNAGLYGEGASHGSHALIHYDNVRVPADALLGGEGQAFVIAQTRLGGGRIHHAMRTIGLARKALDMMCERALSRETQGSRLSDKQFVQGYIADSYAQLLQFRLMVLYTAWEIDKYNDYKKVRKDIAAVKVVMPTVLHDIAWRAMQVHGALGVTNEVPFLGMVTGAAVMGLADGPTEVHKTTVAKQVLRDHRPAEGTWPSEWIPAKRQAAQAKYADYLEHEVGNL, from the coding sequence ATGTGGGATTTCGAAACCGACCCCGAGTACCAAAAGGTGCTCGACTGGGCCGACGAGTTCGTCCGAGAAGAGGTCGAACCGCTGGACCTCGTGTGGCCGCATCAGCAGTTCACGCCGCTGGAAGGCAAACGGCGTGAGGCGATCGAACCCCTCAAACAGGAGGTGCGCAGCCGCGGGTTGTGGGCAACCCACCTGGGCGCCGATCTCGGCGGGCAGGGGTACGGTCAGCTCAAGCTCGCACTGCTCAACGAGATCCTGGGCCGTTCCCAGTGGGCACCGATCGTATTCGGGTGTCAGGCTCCCGACACCGGCAACGCCGAGATCATCGCCCATTACGGCACCGACGATCAGAAGCAGCGTTACCTGCGTCCGCTGCTCGACGGCGAGCTGTTCTCCTGCTATTCGATGACCGAACCGCACGCCGGGGCGGACCCGACGATGTTCACCACGTCGGCAGTGCGTGACGGCGACGACTGGGTGATCAACGGCTGGAAGTTCTTCTCCTCCAACGCCTCGACCGCCTCGTTCCTGATTGTCATGGTAGTGACCAATCCCGATGTCAGCCCGTATCAGGGCATGTCGATGTTCCTGGTGCCCACCGACACTCCCGGGGTGAACATCGTGCGCAACGCGGGCCTGTACGGCGAAGGCGCCTCACACGGGTCACACGCGCTGATCCACTACGACAACGTCCGGGTGCCGGCCGACGCGCTGCTCGGTGGTGAAGGGCAGGCGTTCGTGATCGCCCAGACCCGTCTGGGCGGCGGCCGAATTCACCACGCGATGCGAACCATCGGGCTCGCCCGGAAGGCGCTGGACATGATGTGCGAACGGGCGCTCAGCCGCGAGACACAGGGCAGTCGGCTGTCGGACAAGCAGTTCGTGCAGGGCTACATCGCCGACTCGTACGCCCAACTGCTGCAGTTCCGGCTGATGGTGCTGTACACCGCCTGGGAGATCGACAAGTACAACGACTACAAGAAGGTCCGCAAAGACATCGCCGCGGTCAAGGTCGTGATGCCCACCGTCCTGCACGACATCGCGTGGCGGGCGATGCAGGTCCACGGCGCGCTCGGCGTGACCAACGAGGTGCCGTTCCTCGGGATGGTGACCGGCGCCGCGGTGATGGGCCTGGCCGACGGGCCCACCGAGGTGCACAAGACGACGGTCGCGAAGCAGGTGCTGCGCGATCACCGGCCTGCGGAAGGCACCTGGCCGTCGGAGTGGATCCCGGCCAAACGGCAAGCGGCACAGGCGAAGTATGCCGACTACCTCGAACACGAGGTGGGCAACCTGTGA
- a CDS encoding phosphotransferase family protein produces MDRAALPGKGEPLSARFLSGGTQNVIFEINRGEHRCVLRMPPPGAPADRDKGILREWRIIEALDGTDVPHTAAIGVCDDSSVLGRPFYLMGYVDGWSPMDTHGRWPEPFDSDLSSRPGLSYQLAEGIALLSKVDWRARGLHDLGRPDGFHERQVDRWIGFLERVKNRELPGLEVATGWLRAHKPLDFIPGLMHGDYQFANVMYRHGAPAQLAAIVDWEMGTVGDPKLDLGWMVQSWPSLTQGADRGEDTADPEPSEMAYVDMGGMPSRDEVVAHYAAVSGRQVDDLDYYLVLAKWKLAIVLEQGYQRAGDDEKLLAFGPVVTELMASAAELAESTDYRG; encoded by the coding sequence ATGGACCGGGCTGCGTTGCCGGGCAAAGGCGAACCGCTGAGTGCCCGTTTCCTGTCCGGTGGCACCCAGAACGTCATCTTCGAGATCAACCGCGGTGAACACCGCTGCGTGCTGCGGATGCCGCCTCCCGGCGCGCCGGCTGACCGGGACAAAGGCATCCTCCGGGAATGGCGCATCATCGAGGCGCTCGACGGGACCGACGTCCCGCACACCGCGGCGATCGGTGTCTGCGACGACTCCTCGGTGCTGGGCCGACCGTTCTACCTGATGGGCTACGTCGACGGGTGGTCGCCGATGGACACCCACGGCAGGTGGCCGGAACCGTTCGACAGCGACCTGTCCTCTCGACCTGGGCTCAGTTATCAACTGGCCGAGGGCATTGCGCTGCTGTCCAAGGTGGACTGGCGCGCCAGGGGCCTGCACGACCTGGGCCGGCCGGACGGCTTCCACGAACGTCAGGTGGACCGCTGGATCGGCTTCCTCGAGCGGGTCAAGAACCGCGAACTGCCGGGACTCGAGGTCGCCACGGGCTGGCTGCGCGCGCACAAGCCGCTGGACTTCATCCCCGGCCTCATGCATGGGGATTACCAGTTCGCGAATGTCATGTACCGGCACGGGGCCCCGGCGCAGTTGGCCGCGATCGTCGACTGGGAGATGGGCACGGTCGGTGACCCGAAGCTCGACCTGGGGTGGATGGTGCAGTCATGGCCGTCGCTCACGCAAGGAGCGGATCGGGGTGAAGACACAGCCGACCCGGAGCCGTCGGAAATGGCGTATGTCGACATGGGCGGCATGCCGTCACGCGACGAGGTCGTCGCGCACTACGCGGCGGTGTCGGGGCGCCAGGTCGACGACCTTGACTACTACCTGGTGCTGGCGAAGTGGAAACTGGCCATCGTGCTGGAACAGGGCTATCAGCGCGCCGGTGACGACGAGAAGCTGCTGGCGTTCGGTCCGGTTGTGACGGAGTTGATGGCCTCGGCCGCCGAGCTGGCCGAGTCCACGGACTACCGGGGTTAG
- a CDS encoding NADPH:quinone oxidoreductase family protein yields the protein MRAAVCPVHGPPEVVRIEERTTPGAAPGQVRVRVEAAAVNYPDVLLVAGTYQIEVPPPFVPGSEFAGVVDGIGSGVGGFAVGDRVSGTGMSGAFAQEVVVDAKALAHVPHGIDARTAAASGVAHRTAYHALRSVARLRAGERLVVLGAGGGVGLAAVQLGSALGAHVVAVASSSEKLSVAAGYGAAQVVDHRERDLRGALRECLPAGADVVLDPVGGALSEPALRSLGRGGRFVTIGFASGTIPKIPLNLVLIKGIHVHGFQFQDVPADAFDRNEAELRELLVSGRAVPHVGAVYPLEETAAALRLVADGRAVGKVLIDLR from the coding sequence GTGCGTGCTGCAGTGTGCCCGGTGCACGGGCCTCCCGAGGTGGTGCGCATCGAGGAGCGCACGACGCCCGGCGCCGCGCCCGGTCAGGTGCGCGTCCGAGTGGAAGCGGCGGCGGTCAACTACCCCGACGTGCTTCTGGTGGCGGGCACGTATCAGATCGAGGTTCCGCCCCCCTTTGTGCCGGGCAGCGAATTCGCCGGCGTGGTCGACGGAATAGGCTCGGGCGTCGGGGGTTTCGCCGTCGGTGACCGGGTGAGCGGGACCGGCATGTCAGGGGCGTTCGCGCAGGAGGTGGTGGTCGACGCGAAGGCCCTCGCGCACGTCCCGCACGGGATCGACGCGCGGACCGCCGCCGCGTCCGGGGTCGCCCACCGCACGGCCTACCATGCGTTGCGGTCAGTGGCGCGGCTACGCGCCGGCGAACGGCTGGTGGTGCTCGGCGCCGGTGGCGGGGTGGGTCTGGCCGCGGTGCAACTGGGTTCCGCACTCGGGGCCCATGTCGTGGCCGTGGCGTCCTCTTCCGAGAAACTGTCGGTCGCAGCGGGATACGGGGCGGCACAGGTGGTCGATCACCGAGAACGCGACTTGCGCGGCGCGCTCCGGGAATGTTTGCCAGCCGGTGCCGATGTGGTGCTCGACCCGGTCGGCGGGGCTCTCAGCGAGCCGGCGCTGCGCTCGCTGGGCCGGGGCGGGCGCTTCGTGACGATCGGGTTCGCGTCCGGCACGATTCCGAAAATCCCGTTGAACCTGGTGCTGATCAAGGGTATTCACGTGCACGGTTTCCAGTTCCAGGACGTGCCCGCCGACGCGTTCGACCGGAACGAGGCCGAGCTGCGTGAGTTGCTCGTCTCCGGCCGAGCGGTACCGCACGTCGGCGCGGTCTACCCGCTCGAGGAGACCGCGGCCGCACTGCGACTGGTCGCTGACGGTCGCGCCGTCGGCAAGGTGCTGATCGACCTGCGGTGA
- a CDS encoding TetR/AcrR family transcriptional regulator → MSAPEPAGPDLGSPRRPYATLFAKGEDRRQRILAVAERLLARNGWRSTSLAQIAREAGVTPAGLLHHFESKEQLLNAVLDARDADDDAHADRSGDLIAELTRVPKRFERSPELVGTFMVLLAENLAPDAPLHDRLHKRYRAAADIIKDLLVRGQREGLYRNDFDAATKATEILAFINGMEIQWLLDPSIPLTEVYQGYAESLARDLAQPRPT, encoded by the coding sequence GTGTCAGCCCCTGAGCCCGCCGGACCGGATCTGGGATCACCCAGGAGGCCGTACGCGACGTTGTTCGCCAAAGGTGAGGACCGCCGCCAGCGGATCCTGGCCGTGGCGGAGCGGCTGCTGGCGCGCAACGGATGGCGCAGCACCTCTCTCGCGCAGATCGCCCGGGAAGCCGGTGTCACGCCCGCAGGTCTGCTGCACCATTTCGAGTCCAAGGAGCAACTGCTCAACGCGGTGCTCGACGCGCGCGACGCCGACGACGACGCGCACGCCGACCGGTCCGGCGACCTCATCGCCGAGCTCACCCGGGTGCCCAAACGCTTCGAACGGTCACCCGAGCTGGTCGGAACCTTCATGGTGCTGCTGGCCGAGAACCTCGCCCCCGATGCGCCGCTGCACGATCGCCTGCACAAGCGTTACCGCGCGGCGGCCGACATCATCAAAGACCTCCTCGTTCGTGGTCAGCGAGAAGGGCTGTACCGCAATGACTTCGACGCGGCCACCAAGGCCACGGAGATTCTCGCCTTCATCAACGGAATGGAGATCCAATGGTTACTCGATCCCTCAATCCCGCTGACCGAGGTGTACCAGGGGTACGCGGAGTCGCTGGCCCGCGATCTGGCCCAGCCCAGACCGACATGA